A window from Acaryochloris thomasi RCC1774 encodes these proteins:
- a CDS encoding ABC transporter permease, which translates to MIGTEAATELRSSNRPLWRMAWRRFRMRSLQYFLCLIGVALGVAMMVSIDLANGSAQTAFELSTDAIAGRATHQIEALAPAGINESVYTKIRRELGGVTVAPIVDGYVLAPDLGNQPMRLVGVDLFAESPFRNYFVPQNRTVGEAGLLNFLTQPNTVVLGADVADRYQVALGDQITLDLSGRLETVTVVGTVQPESSTTRRALSSLLFTDIATAQEVLEMPGHLSHIDLISRSEADLAAVEQLLPEGIQLETAAAQKNAVRQMTAAFRLNLTALSLLALVVGMFLIYNTVTFSVVQRRPLFGVLRCLGTTPGQLFVLIMGESAILGVLGSAVGLGLGVVLARSIVGLITQTINDFYFVVSVQQVAISSLSLIKGFSIGVASALLASLVPALEAMQTSPQTILQRSSLENKVQRLLPWLVLTWGLTTVAGILLLRMQAGLVVAFSGLFSILLGAALLTPPITTALMRVVQPLTGRLGVLGRLAPRDIIRSLSRTSVAIAALMVAVSVIVGVSIMVGSFRVTVVQWLDQTLQADIYVSPPSTTANRVLGQLDPSVVGEIKRWPGLEEVVTYNDADATVTAFNYGEGQDLSTVEVDRPVKLISAGGDVSHGQRPYAWKKEPGTDPWAALDRGEGVIISEALMLKASLTEPPTSIVIKSPQGPQTFPVVAVFYDYSSDVGTMILDDDLFIQSWEDDGVASLGLFAQPGFEADDVVDELRQHFQGRTDVTIQSTRSLKDGSIEIFDRTFAITQALRLLAVIVAFIGVLSALMSLQLERSREIGILRATGMTPRQLWGLTLLETGLMGNVAGLLAMPLGYVLAWILIYVINVRSFGWTLQMQLNPSYFWQAWAVAVVAALLAGIYPAWRLGRVTVAAAIREE; encoded by the coding sequence ATGATCGGTACAGAGGCAGCGACAGAACTCCGTAGCTCCAATCGCCCTCTTTGGCGGATGGCTTGGCGGCGCTTTAGGATGCGATCGCTTCAATATTTTTTGTGTCTAATCGGGGTCGCTCTCGGTGTGGCGATGATGGTGTCCATTGATCTAGCCAATGGATCGGCGCAGACGGCTTTCGAGTTGTCTACAGATGCGATCGCAGGTCGAGCCACCCATCAAATTGAAGCGCTGGCACCGGCAGGGATCAATGAGTCGGTGTATACAAAGATCCGGCGGGAGTTAGGGGGCGTGACGGTGGCCCCTATCGTTGACGGCTACGTCCTTGCACCTGACTTGGGTAACCAGCCCATGCGGTTGGTGGGAGTCGATCTGTTCGCAGAATCTCCCTTTCGCAACTATTTCGTTCCACAGAATCGGACAGTGGGTGAAGCGGGACTCCTCAACTTTTTGACACAGCCAAATACAGTAGTACTGGGCGCAGACGTGGCCGACCGCTATCAGGTGGCGCTGGGAGATCAAATCACGTTAGATCTCTCGGGGCGGCTGGAAACCGTAACCGTTGTAGGAACAGTACAGCCGGAGAGTTCCACTACCCGTCGAGCCTTGAGCAGTTTGCTATTTACGGATATTGCCACGGCTCAGGAAGTTTTGGAGATGCCGGGGCATCTGAGCCACATCGATTTAATCTCAAGATCTGAGGCGGATTTGGCAGCAGTGGAGCAACTATTGCCGGAGGGGATCCAGCTTGAGACAGCGGCAGCGCAGAAAAATGCCGTGCGGCAGATGACGGCGGCCTTTCGGCTAAATTTGACGGCCCTAAGTCTGCTAGCGCTGGTAGTGGGAATGTTTTTGATCTACAACACGGTCACCTTCAGCGTGGTGCAGCGACGGCCCTTATTCGGCGTGCTGCGCTGCTTGGGAACGACGCCGGGACAGCTATTCGTCTTGATTATGGGTGAGTCAGCCATCTTAGGCGTGCTCGGTTCCGCAGTGGGATTAGGACTGGGTGTGGTACTGGCCCGCAGCATTGTGGGGTTAATTACCCAGACGATTAATGATTTTTACTTTGTCGTCAGCGTGCAGCAGGTCGCTATTTCTTCACTTTCTCTGATCAAGGGATTCAGTATCGGAGTGGCTTCAGCATTACTGGCTTCTCTGGTTCCGGCATTGGAGGCGATGCAGACCAGCCCGCAGACGATTCTGCAGCGCTCTTCATTAGAGAATAAAGTACAGCGACTGCTGCCTTGGTTGGTTTTGACCTGGGGGCTGACGACGGTGGCGGGCATTCTGCTGCTGCGGATGCAGGCAGGTTTAGTGGTGGCGTTTTCGGGCTTGTTCTCAATTTTGTTGGGGGCAGCGCTGCTGACGCCGCCGATTACCACTGCGCTGATGCGAGTGGTGCAGCCTTTGACTGGGCGGCTAGGCGTTTTGGGACGACTGGCTCCTCGGGATATTATTCGATCTTTGAGCCGGACTTCAGTTGCGATCGCAGCTCTCATGGTCGCCGTCTCCGTGATCGTGGGCGTCTCAATCATGGTCGGTTCGTTCCGGGTAACGGTGGTGCAGTGGCTTGACCAAACGCTGCAGGCCGATATCTATGTGTCCCCCCCCAGCACAACGGCTAATCGGGTCTTAGGGCAGCTCGACCCATCTGTCGTGGGTGAGATTAAGCGCTGGCCGGGGTTAGAAGAAGTGGTTACCTACAACGACGCCGACGCAACGGTGACGGCATTCAATTATGGCGAAGGACAAGATCTATCCACAGTTGAAGTAGACAGACCCGTCAAGCTAATTTCTGCGGGGGGCGATGTTTCACATGGGCAGCGGCCCTACGCTTGGAAGAAAGAGCCGGGGACAGATCCCTGGGCAGCGCTCGATCGAGGGGAGGGCGTGATTATTTCAGAAGCGTTGATGCTCAAGGCCAGTCTGACAGAGCCGCCGACTTCCATTGTGATCAAGAGTCCACAGGGACCGCAGACCTTTCCGGTGGTGGCGGTGTTTTACGACTATTCGTCAGATGTAGGGACAATGATTCTGGACGACGATCTGTTTATTCAAAGCTGGGAAGACGATGGTGTGGCTTCCTTGGGCTTGTTTGCCCAGCCCGGATTTGAAGCAGATGATGTTGTAGACGAGCTGCGACAGCATTTCCAAGGCCGTACAGATGTGACCATTCAGTCTACGCGTAGCCTCAAAGATGGTTCCATCGAGATCTTTGATCGGACCTTTGCCATTACCCAGGCGCTGCGTTTGCTAGCCGTGATTGTGGCTTTTATCGGGGTTCTTAGTGCACTGATGAGCCTACAGCTAGAGCGATCCCGTGAAATCGGCATTCTGCGAGCCACCGGTATGACGCCGCGCCAGCTTTGGGGGTTGACGCTTCTTGAAACAGGACTAATGGGCAATGTTGCGGGGCTATTGGCGATGCCGCTGGGCTACGTGCTGGCCTGGATTTTAATCTACGTCATCAACGTGCGATCCTTTGGCTGGACGCTGC